The segment GGTCTGCCCGTCGACGCCGACCTGCCGGCCCATCGCCCGCACGTCGGCCTGTCCGGACAGGCAGAACATCAGCAGGTAATAGCCGTCGACCGCGTCGACCTGCACGCGCATCGGTTCGCCGAACGCGATCGTGCCGATCCCGAGCCCGCCGATCCGCACGAAGTCCATGTGCGACGCGCCGTGCACGCGGCCGCTCGGCAGCAGCGCGTGCGGCTGCATCACGCGCGAAATCCGCTCGCGCGTCTCGTCGAGATCGCGGGATTCGAACAGCCGGTGCGCGCGCAGCGCGAGCGGCTCGAACGACGTTGGGGGCATGGGCATCGGTCTGGTTTTGGGACGCGCGCTTCGATCCGACGAATGGGGTGGGATCGCACTCGGGCGTCACGTTTGTCGCCATCCTAGCGCAGAAACCTGCCGGAAGTGGATACTGCGCCGCCGCAATTGCAGATTCCGGATAGACGGCGAATTTTAGCTTTTCAAAAATCGGCTCCATCAAGACATCCCAACCGGATCGACAAGGAGTCCGACATGGAGCAGACAGAATCGCCAGTCCTGTTCGCGGCGCGTGAAGACGCGTCCGACGTGAGGTTTCCGCACGACGATGGCTCGCGCGTGCCGTACAAGGTGTTCAGCTCGCACGCCGTCTACGACCGCGAGCAGGAACGCATCTTCCGCGGTCCGACGTGGAATTTCGTCGCGCTGGAAGCGGAGATCCCGAACCCGGGCGACTTCAAGAGCACGTTCGTCGGCGACACGCCGGTCGTCGTCACGCGCGCCGAGGACGGCGCGCTCGCCGCGTGGGTGAACCGCTGCGCGCACCGCGGCGCGCAGGTGTGCCGCAAGGCGCGCGGCAATGCGAGCTCGCACACGTGCGTGTATCACCAGTGGAGCTTCGACAATACCGGCAACCTGCTCGGCGTGCCGTTCCGGCGCGGCCAGAAGGGGATGACCGGGATGCCGGCCGACTTCGATCCGAAGCAGCACGGGCTGCGCAAGCTGCGCGTCGACAGCTATCGCGGCCTCGTGTTCGCGAGCTTCAGCGACGACGTCGCACCGCTGCCCGACTACCTCGGCGAGCAGATGCGCCCGTGGATCGACCGGATCTTCCACAAGCCGGTCGAATATCTCGGCTGCACGCGCCAGTATTCGAAATCGAACTGGAAGCTGTACCTGGAGAACGTGAAGGACCCGTATCACGCGAGCATGCTGCACCTGTTCCATACGACCTTCAACATCTTCCGCGTCGGCATGAAGGCGCGCTCGATTCCCGACGCGACGCACGGGCTGCACAGCATCATCACGGTGACGAAGACCGGCGAAGACACGTCGGCGGCCTACAAGCAGCAGCACATCCGCTCGTTCGACGAAGGCTTTCATCTGGAGGACGAATCGATCCTCGATCTCGTGTCCGAATACGACGAGGACTGCACGAACCACATCCAGCCGATCTTCCCGCAGCTCGTGATCCAGCAGATCCACAACACGCTGGTGGCGCGGCAGATCCTGCCGAAGGGGCCGGACAACTTCGAGCTGATCTTCCACTTCTTCGGCTACACGGACGACACGCCCGAGCTGCGCGCGTTGCGCATCAAGCAGGCGAACCTCGTCGGGCCGGCCGGCTACATCTCGATGGAGGACACCGAGGCGACCGAGCTCGTGCAGCGCGGCACGGTGCGCGACGGCGACGCGACGTCGGTGATCGAGATGTCGCGCGGCAATCCGGACCAGCAGGACACGGTGATCACCGAAAGCCTGATCCGCAAGTTCTGGGTCGGCTACCAGAAGCTGATGGGCTATTGAAGCGGGAGCGCGAAATGACGGAAGACATGAAGACGTGGTTCGAGATCACGATGCTGCAGAACCGCTACATCGGCCATCTCGACAACAACCGGCTCGAACAGTGGCCGGAGCTGTTCACCGAGGACTGCACGTACGAGATCGTGCCGAAGGAGAACGCGGACCTCGGGCTGCCGGTCGGGATCGTGCATTGCACGAACCGGCGGATGCTGCGCGATCGCGTCGTGTCGCTGCGGCACGCGAACATCTACGAGGAGCACACGTACCGGCACATGACGTCGGGGCTGATGGTCGTCGCCGAGCGCGACGGCGAGATCGACACCGAGAGCAGCTACGTCGTCGTGCAGACGCGCAGCAACGGTGAATCGAACGTGTACCAGGCCGGCAAGTATTACGACACGGTGGTGCGCACGCCCGACGGCCTGCGCTACAGGACCAAGCGCGTGATCTACGACACGTCGCGCGTGCAGACGCTGCTGGCGACCCCGATCTGAGCGGAATGTGAGGAACGACATGACTGAAGCAACGCTGACCGAGTGGCACCCGCTCGGCACCCTCGACGAATTCTCCGAAGACGAACCGGCGGCGCGCGTCGCCGGACAGAAACCGATCGCGGTGTTCCGGATCGGCGACGAACTGTTCGCGATGCACGACCTCTGTACGCACGGCCACGCGCGACTGTCGGAAGGCTATGTCGAGGACGGCTGTGTCGAATGCCCGCTGCATCAGGGGCTGATCGACATCCGCACCGGCGCGCCGAAATGCGCGCCGATCACCGAGCCGGTGCGGACCTATCCGATCCGCGTCGTCGACGGACAGGTGGAAGTCAATGTCGGCTGATCCTGTCGTGATCGTCGGCGCCGGCCATGCCGCGCGCCGCACCGCCGAAGCGCTGCGCGCGCACGACCCCGACGTGCGTATCGTGATGATCGGCGCGGAGCGCGAGCTGCCTTACGACCGGCCCGCGCTGTCGAAGGACGCGTTGCTGAGCGACGGCGGCGAAGCGCGCGCGTTCGTGCGCGACGCCGCGTGGTACGACGCGCAGCGGATCGCGCTGCGGCTCGGCACGCGGGTCGACGCGATCGAGCGGGACGCGCAGCGCGTGCGGCTCGACGACGGCGCGACGCTGCCGTACCGCCGGCTCGTGCTCGCGACCGGCTCGCGGGTCCGCCGGTTCGGCGGGCCGGTGGACGCGGACGTGCCGCTGCATTACGTGCGCACGGTCGCCGATGCGCGGGCGCTGCGTGTGGCGCTCGCGCCGGGCCGGCGCGTCGCGGTGCTCGGCGGCGGCTTCATCGGCCTCGAAGTCGCGGCGGCCGCGCGTCAGCTCGGCTGCGCGGTGACGGTGATCGACCCGGCCGCGCGCCTGCTGCAGCGCGCGCTGCCGGACGTGGTCGGCACGTTCGCGCGGCGCCTGCACGACGGGCGCGGCGTCGAATTCCGGCTGTCGGCGCTGCCGCGCGCGATCCGGCGCGGCGCGTCGGGCGACGCGGTGGTCGAGACGGAGGGCGGGGACGTGACGGCCGATATCGTGGTCGTCGGGATCGGCGTCGTGCCGAACGTCGAGCTCGCGCAGGCGGCGGGCCTCGACGTCGACAACGGCGTGCGCGTCGACGCGGGCTGCCGCACGGCCGATCCGGCGATCTTCGCGGCGGGCGAGGTGACGCTGCACTTCAATCCGCTGCTCGGCCGCCACGTGCGGATCGAGTCGTGGCAGGTCGCGGAGAACCAGCCGGCCGTCGCGGCGGCGAACGCGCTCGGCGCGGACGAGGCCTATGCCGAGCTGCCGTGGCTGTGGTCGGATCAGTACGACTGCAACCTGCAGATGCTCGGGCTGTTCGGCGGCGAGCGGACGACGGTCGTGCGCGGCGATCCGTCGAAGGGCCCGTTCGCGGTGTTCGGGCTGGGCGACGACGGCAGGCTCGTCGCGGCCGCGGCGGTGAACGCGGGGCGCGACATCGGCGCATGCCGCCGGATGATCGCGGCGGGCGCCGCGCCCGATCCGGACCGGCTGGCCGACCCGGCGGTGAACCTGAAGGCGTTTCTCTGACGGTGGGGCGCGGCGGCGCCTGCGCGTTTGTCGGCCGCCGCGAATTCGGGGATATTAGCGGCATCGCCGATTCGCCTCCTGCCCTCACCGGTCGCCCATGACGCCAGACAAAGCCCTCGAACTGAACCGCAGCAAGCGCCGCGCGCTGTCGCTGCTGCTCGTCGCCGTCGCGGTATTCGTGACGACGATCTTCCTGCCGCGCGGCATCTGGATCGACGGGATCAAGGCCGTGGCCGAGGCCGCGATGGTCGGCGCGCTCGCCGACTGGTTCGCGGTCGTCGCGCTGTTCCGCCGCGTGCCGATCCCGTTCGTGTCGCGCCACACCGAAATCATTCCGCAGAACAAGGACAAGATCGCCGACAACCTCGCGGTGTTCGTCCGCGAAAAATTCCTCGGCCCCGACGCGCTCGCCGCGCAGATCCGTCAGCACGATCCCGCACAGAAACTCGGCGCATGGCTCGGCGAGCCCGCGAACACCGACGCGCTCGGCAGCTACGCGACGAAGCTGATGAGTTTCGCGCTCGACATGACCGACGATGCGCGGATCCAGTCGTTCGTGCACGACGCGTTCCGCGCGCTGGTCGACCGCATCGACCTGTCGCAATCGGCCGGCGCGATCCTCGACACGCTGACGAAGGACGGCCGCCACCAGGCGCTGCTCGACGACGCGATCGGGCAGGTGACGAACCTGCTCGACCAGCCGGAAAACCGCACGGTGATCGCGGCCTACATCGTCGACTGGCTGAAGAGCCAGTACCCGACCGTCGAGAAGATCCTGCCGACGAACTGGCTCGGCGAGAACGGCGCCGAGCTGATCGCGAACGCGGTGAACCGCGTGCTCGAACAGGTCGCCGCGGACCCGGAGCACGAACTGCGGCAGCGCTTCGACGCGACGGTCGTCAAGCTGGTCGAGCGCCTGAAGCACGACCCCGTGTTCATCGAGAAGGGTGAGGATATCAAGCGCTACATCCGCGACGGCGATGCGTTCAACACCTACCTTTTGGATCTGTGGGACCAGCTGCGCACGTGGCTGAAGGCCGATCTCGCGCGCGCCGACTCGACGCTGCACCGGCAGGCCGCGACGCTCGGCGGCTGGCTCGGCGCGCGGCTCGTGGAAAGCCCGGCGCTGCGCGCATCGCTGAACGAGCATGTCGAGAAGGCCGTGTACGAGATGGCGCCGGATTTCGCCGACTTCCTGATGCGGCATATCCGCGACACGGTGCGCAACTGGGACGCGCGCGAGATGTCGCGGCAGATCGAGCTGAACATCGGGAAGGACCTTCAGTACATCCGCATCAACGGCACGCTGGTGGGCGGGTTGATCGGGCTCGGGCTGTATCTCGTGTCGCTTGCGCCGCGCTGGGCGGGCGGCTGGCTGCATTGAGGCGGCCGGCGCCGGCGGGAAAAGGCGCGACGTCGCGCGCGCCCGGATCAGACGTGCGCTTTCGAGCCGTGCAGTTGCAGGCCGAGCGCCTTGATGACCTTCAGGATCGTGCCGAAGCTCGGGTTGCCGTCGTGCGACAGCGCCTTGTACAGGCCTTCGCGCGACAGGCCCGCATCGCGCGCGACCTGTGACATGCCGCGCGCACGCGCGATCACGCCGAGCGCGTGCGCGATGAAGGCCGGATCGTCGCCGGCCTCCTGCAGACAGGCTTCGAAGTACTCGGCCATGTCGTCTTCGGTCTTCAGGTGTTCGGCCGAATCCCATGGCCGGGTCTTGATCTTGTCCATCGACTACTCCGTATCGAGATGCTCGAGCATCGCATGCGCAGCCCGTATGTCCGCCTGTTGCGTCGACTTGTCGCCGCCGCACAGCAGGATCACCCATGCCGATTCCCGCTGCGCATAGTAGACGCGATAGCCCGGGCCATGGTCGATGCGCATTTCGACGACCGGCGCGCCGACGGACTTCCAGTCGCCAGGGTTGCCCGTCGCCAGCCGGTCGATGCGCGCCTGGATGCGGCGCTTCGCGACGCGATCCTGCAGCGCGTCGAACCATGCGTCGAAGAACTCGGTGGTTCCGATGGTGAATACAGGAGGAATGTAGGGCATCGATAGCAGTGTGTCAACCATGGTTCACAGATTGTCGGTGGAGCGTCGCGTCGCTTTTCCATCGGACGGATGGCGGCGCGATGTCTGACTATAGAGCCGCCCACCTCGCCTGACGGTCCGATTGGCCGTTCGGACGATCCCTCCGCGACGATCGGACGGAGCAGCGACCGAAGTCGGGAATGTCCGATTCCGTCTACAATCGAAAGCGTCTTTGCCGCCGGCGCGCGTTCATTGCGCGCCGGCGGATCCGTTCGTCCTCCGGTTTCCGGAGACGCCGCCGCGCGCTGCGCGGCGGGCACGTGCAGTGTGGTCAGTGTCTGGTAGGTAAAGCGTCCGCGCGCCGTAGGCCGGCGTGCGTCCTGAGCGTCGCACGCCCGTAGGCCGGGCAGGCGGCATCAACCGAGAGTCCCCCCATGAAAGCATCGGATCTGTTCGTGAAGGCGCTGGAAGCCGAAGGCGTCGAGTATGTGTTCGGCATTCCCGGCGAGGAAAACCTCGATCTGCTCGAATCGCTGCGGCGATCGCGGATCAAGCTCGTGCTGACCCGGCACGAGCAGGCGGCCGGCTTCATGGCCGCCACCTACGGCCGCCTGACGGGCAAGACGGGCGTCTGCCTGGCGACGCTCGGCCCCGGCGCGACCAACTTCGTGACGGCGGCCGCGTATGCGCAGCTCGGCGGGATGCCGATGCTGATGATCACCGGGCAAAAGCCGATCAAGTCCAGCAAGCAGGGTCACTTCCAGATCGTCGACGTCGTCGACATGATGCAGCCGCTCACGAAGTTCACGCGGCAGATCGTGTCGATCGGCAACATCCCGTCGGCCGTGCGCGAGGCGTTCCGGCGCGCGGAAGAGGAGCGGCCGGGCGCGACCCACCTCGAGCTGCCGGAGGACATCGCGCATGAGGAAGGCGACGGCAAGCCGATCCCGGCGAGCTACAGCCGGCGCCCGGTCGCGGAGGAGAAGGCGGTCGCGCACGCGGTCGACGCGATCCAGGCCGCGCGCCATCCGCTCCTGATGATCGGCGCGGGCGGCAACCGCAAGACGACCTGCAAGATGCTGCTCGAATTCGTCGACAAGACGGGCATCCCGTTCTTCACGACGCAGATGGGCAAGGGCGTGATCGACGAGACGCACCCGCTCTGGCTCGGCAACGCGACGCTGTCGGACGGCGACTTCGTGCACCGCGCGATCGAGCACGCGGACTGCATCATCAACGTCGGCCACGACGTGATCGAGAAGCCGCCGTTCTTCATGCGCGCCGACGACAAGACCGTGATCCACGTGAACTTCCTCGGCGCGCAGGTCGACCCGGTCTATTTCCCGCAGATCGAGGTGGTCGGCGACATCGCGAACGCGGTGTGGCAGATGAAGGAGGCGCTCGCGCCGCAGCCGCATTGGGATTTCGCGCGTTTCGCGATGATCAAGGAGCATTTCGACGCGCACCTGCAGAAGGGGCAGCAAGACCCGCGCTTCCCGATGTATCCGGTGCGCATCGTCAACGACCTGTACCGCGCGCTGCCGGCCGACGGGATCGTGTGCCTCGACAACGGGATGTACAAGATCTGGTTCGCGCGCTACTGGCGCGCGCACGAGCCGAACTCGCTGCTGCTCGACAACGCGCTCGCGTCGATGGGCGCAGGCCTGCCGTCGGCGATCGCGACGAAGATCGTGCATCCGCAGCGCAAGGTGATCGCCGTGTGCGGCGACGGCGGCTTCATGATGAACTCGCAGGAGCTCGAGACGGCAGTGCGGCTGAAGCTCGACATCGTCGTGATGATCCTGCGCGACGACGCGTTCGGGATGATCCGCTGGAAGCAGGAGAACATGAATTTCCCCGACTTCGCGATGACGCTGCAGAACCCGGATTTCGTGTCGTACGCGCAGAGCTACGGCGCGCACGGCCACCGGGTCGACGCGGCCGACGATCTCGAGCCGCTGCTGCGCGACTGCTTCGCATCGCCGGGCGTGCACGTGATCGACGTGCCGATCGACTACTCGGACAACGAGCGCGTGCTGAACCGCGAGATCAAGCGCCTGTCGGCGCAACTCTGAATTCACCGGAAGGAGACGTTCCATGCTGAAGGAAACCTATCCGTACTACCTCGCCAACGAAGCGGTATACGCGAACACCGATCTCGACGTGACGGACAAGTACAGCGGCGCGGTCGCGACGCGCGTCGCGCTGGCCGACGCGAAGGCGATCGATGCGGCGATCGGCGCGGCGGTCGCCGCCGCGAAGCCGATGCGCGAGCTGCCCGCGTACAGGCGTCAGGCGGTGCTCGACCACTGCGTCGCGCGCTTTCGCGAGCGCTTCGACGAGCTGGCCGAGGCGCTGTGCATCGAGGCCGGCAAGCCGATCAACGATTCGAAGGGCGAAGTGACGCGGCTGATCGACACGTTCCGCGTCGCGTCCGAGGAGTCGGTGCGGATCGACGGCGAAGTGATCAACCTCGAAATTTCCGCGCGCGCGCAGGGCTACACGGGCTACACCAAGCGCGTGCCGATCGGTCCGTGCTCGTTCATCTCGCCGTTCAACTTCCCGCTGAACCTCGCCGCGCACAAGGTCGCGCCGGCGCTCGCGGCCGGCTGCCCGTTCGTGCTGAAGCCGGCGAGCCGCACGCCGATCGGCGCGCTGATCATCGGCGAGATTCTTGCGGAAACCGACCTGCCGAAGGGCGCGTTCTCGGTGCTGCCCGCGCATCGCGACGGCGCGGACCTGTTTACGAGCGACGAGCGCTTCAAGCTGCTGTCGTTCACGGGCTCGCCCGCGGTCGGCTGGGCGCTGAAGGAGAAGGCCGGCAAGAAGAAGGTCGTGCTGGAGCTGGGCGGCAACGCGGCGGCGATCGTCGACGCGGACCAGCGCGACCGGCTCGACTACGTGGTCGAGCGGCTCGCATTCGGCGCGTACTACCAGTCGGGGCAGAGCTGCATCGGCGTGCAGCGGATCATCGTGCACGCCGGCCTCTACGACGCGCTGCGCGAGAAGCTGATCGCGAAAACCCGCTCGCTGAAGATGGGCGATCCGAAGGATCCGGCGACCTTCGTCGGCCCGATGATCTCCGAATCCGAATCGCGCCGGCTCGCGGGCTGGATGGACGCGGCCGTCGCGGCGGGCGCGCAGGTCGTCGCGGGCGGCAAGGTCGACGGCGCGATGTTCGAGGCGACGCTGCTCGAGAACGTCGGCCGCGAGCAGGATTTGTACCGGAAGGAAGCGTTCGGCCCGGTCGCGATCCTCGAGAAGTTCGACGACTTCGACGACGCGCTTGCGCGCGTGAACGACAGCGATTTCGGGCTGCAGGCCGGCGTGTTCACCGATTCGCTCGCGCATGCGCAGCGCGCGTGGGACGAACTGGACGTGGGCGGCGTCGTGATCAACGACGTGCCGTCGTTCCGCGTCGACAACATGCCGTACGGCGGCGTGAAGGACTCGGGCCTCGGCCGTGAAGGGATCCGCTACGCGATCGAGGACATGACCGAGCCGCGCCTGATGGTGGTGCGGCGCAGGTAGTGCGGCGCGGAGGAAACCCGGCGGCGCGCGCAGGCGCCGCCCATCCGACGAACGGTCTCGACTGCACGCACGGCATCGTGATGTAATCGCGCGACACGGCGGGCCGGGGTACGACACCCGGCCCGCCGGCGGATTATTTCTTCACGAGGTCGATTCATGTCCCCCGTATCGGCATTCAAGCTGGTTCTGTTGTCTTTTCTCGCGATCGTCGCGCTTGAATGCATCGCCAAGCGGCTGCGCTTGCCGCCCGCCGCGGCGCTGCTCGTCGGCGGCGTCGGCATCGCGTTCATTCCCGGCCTGCCGCCGATCAACCTCGACCCCGATCTCGTGCTGGTGGTGTTCCTGCCGCCGCTGCTGATGGACGGCGCGTATTTCTCCGTGTGGGAGGAGTTCAAGCGCAACCTCGGCGGCATCCTGCTGCTCGCGATCGGCGCGGTCGCGTTCACGACGCTCGCGGTCGGGCTCGCCGTGCACTGGGTCGTGCCGTCGCTGCCGTGGGCCGCCTGCTTCGCGCTCGGCGCGATCGTGTCGCCGCCCGACGCGGTCGCGGCGAAGGCCGTGCTCGAACGCGTCGCGCTGCCGCGCCGGCTGATGGTGCTGCTCGAAGGCGAGAGCCTGCTGAACGACGCGGCGGGCCTCGTGCTGTTCCGCTTCGCGGTCGTCGCTGCGCTGACCGGCGCGTTCAGCTTCCAGCACGCGCTCGTCGGCTTCGCGGAGCTGGGCGTCGGCGGCGTGGTGGTCGGCTTCGTGATCGGCTGGCTCGTCGTGCGCTTCCTGAAGCTGCTCGACGACGACTACCTCGTGATCACCGTCGCGGTGCTCTCCGGCTGGATCGGCTATATCGCCGGCGAAATGCTCGAAGTGTCGGGCGTGATCGCGACCGTGGTGGTCGGCATGATGCTCGGCTGGCACCAGCACGAGGTGTTCTCGGCGGCGGTGCGCACGCGCGCCACCGCATTCTGGCAGGTCGTCGTGTTCCTGCTCGAGGCGCTGGTGTTCGTGCTGATCGGACTGTCGCTGCGTGCCGTGATCCACCGGCTCGGCGGTTTCGAGCAGGTGATCGGCACGATGATGCCGGCCGTGCTCGCGGTGCTGGCCGCGGTGGTCGTGTCGCGCTTCCTGTGGATCTATGCGGTCGAGGGGCTG is part of the Burkholderia ubonensis subsp. mesacidophila genome and harbors:
- the andAc gene encoding anthranilate 1,2-dioxygenase large subunit AndAc, yielding MEQTESPVLFAAREDASDVRFPHDDGSRVPYKVFSSHAVYDREQERIFRGPTWNFVALEAEIPNPGDFKSTFVGDTPVVVTRAEDGALAAWVNRCAHRGAQVCRKARGNASSHTCVYHQWSFDNTGNLLGVPFRRGQKGMTGMPADFDPKQHGLRKLRVDSYRGLVFASFSDDVAPLPDYLGEQMRPWIDRIFHKPVEYLGCTRQYSKSNWKLYLENVKDPYHASMLHLFHTTFNIFRVGMKARSIPDATHGLHSIITVTKTGEDTSAAYKQQHIRSFDEGFHLEDESILDLVSEYDEDCTNHIQPIFPQLVIQQIHNTLVARQILPKGPDNFELIFHFFGYTDDTPELRALRIKQANLVGPAGYISMEDTEATELVQRGTVRDGDATSVIEMSRGNPDQQDTVITESLIRKFWVGYQKLMGY
- the andAd gene encoding anthranilate 1,2-dioxygenase small subunit AndAd, which translates into the protein MTEDMKTWFEITMLQNRYIGHLDNNRLEQWPELFTEDCTYEIVPKENADLGLPVGIVHCTNRRMLRDRVVSLRHANIYEEHTYRHMTSGLMVVAERDGEIDTESSYVVVQTRSNGESNVYQAGKYYDTVVRTPDGLRYRTKRVIYDTSRVQTLLATPI
- the andAb gene encoding anthranilate 1,2-dioxygenase ferredoxin subunit AndAb, translating into MTEATLTEWHPLGTLDEFSEDEPAARVAGQKPIAVFRIGDELFAMHDLCTHGHARLSEGYVEDGCVECPLHQGLIDIRTGAPKCAPITEPVRTYPIRVVDGQVEVNVG
- the andAa gene encoding anthranilate 1,2-dioxygenase system ferredoxin--NAD(+) reductase; this encodes MSADPVVIVGAGHAARRTAEALRAHDPDVRIVMIGAERELPYDRPALSKDALLSDGGEARAFVRDAAWYDAQRIALRLGTRVDAIERDAQRVRLDDGATLPYRRLVLATGSRVRRFGGPVDADVPLHYVRTVADARALRVALAPGRRVAVLGGGFIGLEVAAAARQLGCAVTVIDPAARLLQRALPDVVGTFARRLHDGRGVEFRLSALPRAIRRGASGDAVVETEGGDVTADIVVVGIGVVPNVELAQAAGLDVDNGVRVDAGCRTADPAIFAAGEVTLHFNPLLGRHVRIESWQVAENQPAVAAANALGADEAYAELPWLWSDQYDCNLQMLGLFGGERTTVVRGDPSKGPFAVFGLGDDGRLVAAAAVNAGRDIGACRRMIAAGAAPDPDRLADPAVNLKAFL
- a CDS encoding DUF445 domain-containing protein; protein product: MTPDKALELNRSKRRALSLLLVAVAVFVTTIFLPRGIWIDGIKAVAEAAMVGALADWFAVVALFRRVPIPFVSRHTEIIPQNKDKIADNLAVFVREKFLGPDALAAQIRQHDPAQKLGAWLGEPANTDALGSYATKLMSFALDMTDDARIQSFVHDAFRALVDRIDLSQSAGAILDTLTKDGRHQALLDDAIGQVTNLLDQPENRTVIAAYIVDWLKSQYPTVEKILPTNWLGENGAELIANAVNRVLEQVAADPEHELRQRFDATVVKLVERLKHDPVFIEKGEDIKRYIRDGDAFNTYLLDLWDQLRTWLKADLARADSTLHRQAATLGGWLGARLVESPALRASLNEHVEKAVYEMAPDFADFLMRHIRDTVRNWDAREMSRQIELNIGKDLQYIRINGTLVGGLIGLGLYLVSLAPRWAGGWLH
- a CDS encoding addiction module antidote protein, giving the protein MDKIKTRPWDSAEHLKTEDDMAEYFEACLQEAGDDPAFIAHALGVIARARGMSQVARDAGLSREGLYKALSHDGNPSFGTILKVIKALGLQLHGSKAHV
- a CDS encoding type II toxin-antitoxin system RelE/ParE family toxin; protein product: MPYIPPVFTIGTTEFFDAWFDALQDRVAKRRIQARIDRLATGNPGDWKSVGAPVVEMRIDHGPGYRVYYAQRESAWVILLCGGDKSTQQADIRAAHAMLEHLDTE
- a CDS encoding acetolactate synthase large subunit codes for the protein MKASDLFVKALEAEGVEYVFGIPGEENLDLLESLRRSRIKLVLTRHEQAAGFMAATYGRLTGKTGVCLATLGPGATNFVTAAAYAQLGGMPMLMITGQKPIKSSKQGHFQIVDVVDMMQPLTKFTRQIVSIGNIPSAVREAFRRAEEERPGATHLELPEDIAHEEGDGKPIPASYSRRPVAEEKAVAHAVDAIQAARHPLLMIGAGGNRKTTCKMLLEFVDKTGIPFFTTQMGKGVIDETHPLWLGNATLSDGDFVHRAIEHADCIINVGHDVIEKPPFFMRADDKTVIHVNFLGAQVDPVYFPQIEVVGDIANAVWQMKEALAPQPHWDFARFAMIKEHFDAHLQKGQQDPRFPMYPVRIVNDLYRALPADGIVCLDNGMYKIWFARYWRAHEPNSLLLDNALASMGAGLPSAIATKIVHPQRKVIAVCGDGGFMMNSQELETAVRLKLDIVVMILRDDAFGMIRWKQENMNFPDFAMTLQNPDFVSYAQSYGAHGHRVDAADDLEPLLRDCFASPGVHVIDVPIDYSDNERVLNREIKRLSAQL
- a CDS encoding aldehyde dehydrogenase family protein, which codes for MLKETYPYYLANEAVYANTDLDVTDKYSGAVATRVALADAKAIDAAIGAAVAAAKPMRELPAYRRQAVLDHCVARFRERFDELAEALCIEAGKPINDSKGEVTRLIDTFRVASEESVRIDGEVINLEISARAQGYTGYTKRVPIGPCSFISPFNFPLNLAAHKVAPALAAGCPFVLKPASRTPIGALIIGEILAETDLPKGAFSVLPAHRDGADLFTSDERFKLLSFTGSPAVGWALKEKAGKKKVVLELGGNAAAIVDADQRDRLDYVVERLAFGAYYQSGQSCIGVQRIIVHAGLYDALREKLIAKTRSLKMGDPKDPATFVGPMISESESRRLAGWMDAAVAAGAQVVAGGKVDGAMFEATLLENVGREQDLYRKEAFGPVAILEKFDDFDDALARVNDSDFGLQAGVFTDSLAHAQRAWDELDVGGVVINDVPSFRVDNMPYGGVKDSGLGREGIRYAIEDMTEPRLMVVRRR
- a CDS encoding Na+/H+ antiporter, encoding MSPVSAFKLVLLSFLAIVALECIAKRLRLPPAAALLVGGVGIAFIPGLPPINLDPDLVLVVFLPPLLMDGAYFSVWEEFKRNLGGILLLAIGAVAFTTLAVGLAVHWVVPSLPWAACFALGAIVSPPDAVAAKAVLERVALPRRLMVLLEGESLLNDAAGLVLFRFAVVAALTGAFSFQHALVGFAELGVGGVVVGFVIGWLVVRFLKLLDDDYLVITVAVLSGWIGYIAGEMLEVSGVIATVVVGMMLGWHQHEVFSAAVRTRATAFWQVVVFLLEALVFVLIGLSLRAVIHRLGGFEQVIGTMMPAVLAVLAAVVVSRFLWIYAVEGLKGPTRRFTRGACRPDWRAATVMSWAGMRGVVTLAIALSLPDAMPGRDLILVAAFAVILVTVLLQGTTIGPLIRLLRLPQQFGHAAHHLTEPQAWARVEAAQLAAIQPLVRDENGVVIHPRLLEQYTYRAELTQRLQHETAFPDSERAAHYDVVLAAIAAGRAELLRLHRSGQIHDEMLHALERDLDLQEVAAQHARG